One genomic segment of Mytilus trossulus isolate FHL-02 chromosome 4, PNRI_Mtr1.1.1.hap1, whole genome shotgun sequence includes these proteins:
- the LOC134716748 gene encoding zinc transporter ZIP1-like has product MDVVQVKIFILFGLFAATFLFGFIPVKCIYHYRKNLETSRVYRRILSTLSCFAAGVFMATCLLDLLPETIEALEPHIKESTKFEHYPVAQFIMIMGLMLMLTVEQCVMTNQEKRERISHDSNDTMRMKAVKTERTVLSSKDDSGISYISSSGSEIDDPAGEKISKDFESCVTLSVKNSETTSSTLRSILLLVALSLHSIFEGIAGGLQKQTTDVVEIFIGISIHKVIVAFSLGMTLSQSELTFWAQIRYIVTFALATPIGMVIGLLIVEFGQGTTSSLAVGILQGIACGTFLYVTFFEILQHELTKPDIRLIKTLFLFLGFICMSGLFLIHDHNED; this is encoded by the coding sequence ATGGATGTTGTACAAGTGaaaatttttattctttttggaCTCTTTGCGGCTACGTTTCTTTTTGGATTTATTCCTGTGAAATGTATCTATCATTATAGGAAAAACTTAGAAACATCAAGAGTGTATCGACGTATATTAAGTACTCTCAGCTGTTTTGCTGCAGGTGTATTCATGGCTACATGTCTGTTGGATCTACTCCCTGAAACAATAGAGGCTCTAGAACCGCATATCAAGGAATCTACGAAATTCGAGCATTACCCTGTGGCTCAGTTTATAATGATTATGGGGCTAATGCTAATGTTAACAGTGGAACAATGTGTTATGACTAACCAGGAAAAACGAGAAAGAATTAGCCACGACTCAAATGATACGATGAGAATGAAAGCAGTCAAAACCGAAAGAACTGTTTTATCAAGCAAAGATGATTCTGGCATATCATATATTTCTTCATCAGGTTCCGAAATAGACGACCCTGCAGGAGAGAAGATATCAAAAGACTTTGAGAGCTGTGTTACTCTGTCGGTGAAGAACTCTGAAACAACAAGTTCCACTTTGAGATCTATCTTGCTGTTGGTAGCTTTATCTTTGCATTCTATTTTCGAAGGAATAGCTGGCGGACTACAGAAACAGACTACTGATGtagttgaaatttttattgGTATCAGTATTCACAAAGTGATTGTTGCATTCAGTCTAGGTATGACATTAAGCCAAAGCGAACTTACGTTTTGGGCACAGATACGATATATTGTTACTTTTGCCTTAGCTACGCCGATCGGGATGGTTATTGGTCTGTTAATTGTCGAATTTGGCCAAGGAACGACATCTTCTTTAGCAGTTGGGATTTTGCAAGGAATAGCTTGTGGAACATTCTTGTATGTCACATTCTTTGAAATACTTCAACATGAATTAACCAAGCCAGACATTCGgttaattaaaacattatttttatttcttggaTTTATATGCATGTCAGGTTTATTTTTGATACATGACCATAATGAAGACTAA